One Denticeps clupeoides chromosome 12, fDenClu1.1, whole genome shotgun sequence genomic window carries:
- the il19l gene encoding interleukin 19 like, with protein MTMTMSGLLYIMLGWSLSGPAWGWKLNLGTCRVTVHTHELRHHFHAIRHSVVEQDMYLGAKFFESDIMKDVQDSERCCLLQHLLRFYVEKVFSSYASIHAEHKRTTSLMANAFLSIKKDLLQCHCQCGELTKQKMDAIQASFEKLDRDIATVKAFGELDFLLDWLDSLRSTQV; from the exons ATGACGATGACGATGTCTGGACTGCTGTACATCATGCTCGGGTGGAGCCTAAGCGGCCCGGCGTGGGGCTGGAAGCTCAACCTGGGCACGTGCCGTGTGACTGTGCACACTCACGAGCTGCGACACCACTTCCACGCCATACGTCACAGTGTG GTTGAACAAGATATGTACCTGGGTGCGAAGTTCTTCGAGAGCGATATTATGAAGGACGTTCAG GACTCAGAGAGATGTTGCCTCCTCCAGCATCTGCTACGCTTCTACGTGGAGAAGGTGTTCAGCAGCTACGCGTCCATCCACGCAGAGCACAAGCGGACCACCAGCCTCATGGCTAACGCCTTTCTGAGCATCAAGAAGGACCTGCTGCAGTGT CACTGCCAGTGTGGAGAACTGACCAAGCAAAAGATGGACGCCATCCAGGCCAGTTTTGAGAAG CTGGACCGGGACATCGCCACAGTTAAGGCCTTCGGAGAGCTGGACTTTCTACTGGACTGGCTGGACAGCTTACGTTCAACCCAAGTCTAG
- the il10 gene encoding interleukin-10, with the protein MASTKLISSSFFMFFMLALLLVLLDSSLGARLECREQCCLFMENFPGKLKNLRHDFKKIRNYYEDTDDLEMALLDSSLLQNFKSPYGCHAVRSVLRFYRDTVLPSAVADARSRRQELQTSIDSIGSAFQTLMRDFLHCKKHFSCKEPFDINNIITSYNGMNEKGVYKAMGELDLLLNYIEDYLVSKRQKH; encoded by the exons ATGGCGTCGACGAAGCTCATCTCCagctccttcttcatgttcttcatGCTGGCGCTGCTACTGGTGCTGCTGGACTCGTCCCTGGGCGCCAGGCTGGAGTGCAGGGAGCAATGCTGCCTCTTCATGGAGAACTTCCCAGGGAAGCTGAAGAACCTGCGCCACGACTTCAAGAAGATCAGGAATTACTAC GAGGACACCGACGATCTAGAGATGGCGCTGCTGGACTCCTCGCTGCTCCAGAATTTCAAG AGCCCGTACGGGTGCCACGCCGTCCGCAGCGTCCTGCGCTTCTACCGGGACACGGTGCTGCCGAGCGCCGTGGCGGACGCGCGGAGCCGCAGACAGGAGCTCCAGACCTCCATCGACTCCATCGGCTCCGCCTTCCAGACCCTGATGCGGGACTTCCTGCACTGC AAGAAGCACTTTTCATGCAAGGAGCCTTTTGACATCAACAACATCATCACTTCCTACAACGGG ATGAACGAGAAAGGCGTGTACAAGGCCATGGGCGAGCTCGACCTCCTGCTCAACTACATCGAGGATTACCTGGTGTCCAAGCGGCAGAAGCACTGA
- the prelp gene encoding LOW QUALITY PROTEIN: prolargin (The sequence of the model RefSeq protein was modified relative to this genomic sequence to represent the inferred CDS: deleted 1 base in 1 codon) has product MEVFYDFTKTTCSETAAQRRDPGELGFPSSSRTMKAGLGFYSLLLLLLTPAVLGLRPSAKKPLRPSPTRKPAVSEVEPAEPTDFPPPILNAPSPHSDCPRECSCNPVYPNTLYCENRNLRRVPTIPPHTHYLYLQNNYIDEVTAESFNNATELKWVNLGNNRIRQVAPNVFKKIPNLLFLYMERNQLKEVPSELPAGLEQLRLSRNQISKIPAGAFDKMDHLVLLDLHHNKISDSNLGKNVFKDLKNLMQLNLAHNILRKMPSNVPSGIFQLFLDRNNIEEIPENYFKNFINLAFVRLNYNQLSDKGLPKMVFNVSTLLDLHLAYNKLSNVPLFNGQLEHLHLNNNVIESLNATEICPRSMMAGQDDEASVPRLRYLRLDGNHLTPPIPMGVIMCFRHLRSVVI; this is encoded by the exons ATGGAAGTATTTTACGATTTTACGAAGACGACATGCAGCGAGACTGCAGCTCAGCGCCGTGACCCCGGGGAACTCGGCTTCCCTTCGAGCTCCAG GACCATGAAGGCTGGACTTGGATTCTACTCTCTGCTGCTTCTTCTCCTGACCCCTGCTGTCTTGGGACTGAGACCAAGTGCAAAGAAACCCCTCCGGCCCTCTCCCACACGGAAACCGGCCGTCTCGGAGGTAGAGCCAGCGGAGCCGACTGActtccctcctcccatcctgaACGCCCCCTCCCCGCACTCTGACTGTCCCAGGGAGTGCAGCTGTAACCCCGTCTACCCCAACACGCTGTACTGCGAGAACCGCAACCTCCGCAGGGTCCCGACCATCCCGCCCCACACCCACTACCTGTACCTTCAGAACAACTACATCGACGAGGTGACGGCCGAGTCCTTCAACAACGCCACTGAGCTCAAGTGGGTGAACCTGGGCAACAACCGCATCCGGCAGGTTGCTCCAAATGTGTTCAAGAAGATCCCCAACCTCCTGTTCCTCTACATGGAGAGGAATCAGCTGAAAGAGGTTCCCAGCGAGCTGCCAGctggcctggagcagctgcGCCTCAGCCGCAACCAGATTTCCAAGATTCCTGCCGGAGCCTTCGACAAGATGGATCACCTGGTCCTGCTGGACCTGCACCACAACAAGATCAGCGACAGCAACCTGggcaaaaatgtattcaaagacCTGAAGAACCTGATGCAGCTCAACCTGGCCCACAACATCTTAAGGAAGATGcccagcaacgtgcccagcgGCATCTTCCAGTTGTTCCTTGACAGGAACAACATTGAGGAAATCCCTGAAAACTACTTCAAGAACTTCATCAACTTGGCCTTTGTGAGGCTCAACTACAACCAGTTGAGTGACAAGGGTCTCCCGAAGATGGTCTTCAACGTGAGCACCTTGCTGGATCTGCACCTGGCCTACAACAAGCTGAGCAATGTGCCGCTGTTCAACGGACAATTGGAGCATCTGCACCTGAACAACAACGTTATTGAGA GTTTAAACGCCACAGAGATCTGCCCTCGCAGTATGATGGCCGGCCAGGACGATGAGGCTTCTGTTCCCAGGTTGAGGTACCTGAGGCTGGACGGGAATCACCTG ACCCCCCCCATACCCATGGGGGTCATCATGTGCTTCAGACACCTGCGCTCTGTTGTGATTTAG